A region from the Methanofollis liminatans DSM 4140 genome encodes:
- a CDS encoding DUF2070 family protein produces the protein MTEQSDGSDVRMAGLSKYIFTAPSWPRSLAIIVILGMLIDAASMRSESIILFFGTLAFSVPGILTTLLTRPLIRTRGRMIPWNRSALLAAAGTVFAVIVAIFPVALGLAAYLPLSFAIAMGLVFGIRMLVLAAIADYHLSRVVLPALPQSVLGIAAASLFFGPGYIALGAVLHLVFGFGCLLFIWFIERPLNKGFHISALNFINTFIEHMTDGSKRMEDFFREIGEEVTVPQVTLAFEREGKDGIIFTVPNVHPGPMGEIGGGNLTKRIHDAFPEEVLTTHGCSTHDFNLVSESESEKIIAAMQKALDGVSFVPRAGRSQRLQTGSVSLLCQPVGDALMMVSTRWPKKTEDLDFAIGMTIMAEGHSRFSHCAFVDAHNCMADVASPVALGSKVGNEYLSAAARGIAAAAGGAVHPFRAGAAHVPVPFSREEGFGDIGVQALVIEVDGQRTAYVLFDGNNMVEALRPAVQAAIADLVDECEVMTSDSHVVNTISGKNPVGMHVPPKEIVPYAVEAVQTAIADLAPARVGAASACCRDIMVFGSNRISELASTVNAMLVFIPPLSLAILLVAFLLSVIAYLVIG, from the coding sequence ATGACAGAGCAGAGCGATGGCAGCGACGTCAGGATGGCCGGGCTGTCGAAGTACATCTTCACGGCGCCGTCATGGCCCCGTTCCCTTGCGATCATCGTCATCCTCGGGATGCTCATCGACGCCGCGAGCATGCGGTCGGAGAGCATCATACTCTTTTTCGGCACCCTTGCCTTCTCCGTGCCCGGCATCCTGACGACCCTCCTGACGCGGCCCCTGATCCGCACCCGGGGACGGATGATCCCCTGGAACCGCTCGGCCCTGCTGGCGGCGGCTGGAACGGTCTTTGCGGTGATCGTCGCCATCTTCCCGGTGGCGCTCGGGCTGGCGGCGTACCTCCCGCTCAGCTTTGCGATCGCGATGGGGCTCGTCTTCGGGATCAGGATGCTCGTACTGGCGGCGATCGCCGATTACCACCTTTCCCGCGTCGTTCTGCCGGCCCTCCCACAGAGCGTACTCGGCATCGCCGCGGCGTCCCTCTTCTTCGGGCCGGGCTATATCGCCCTCGGGGCGGTGCTGCACCTGGTCTTCGGGTTCGGGTGCCTGCTCTTCATCTGGTTCATCGAGCGCCCGCTGAACAAGGGCTTCCATATCAGCGCCCTCAACTTCATCAACACCTTTATCGAGCACATGACCGACGGCTCGAAGCGGATGGAGGACTTTTTCCGGGAGATCGGCGAGGAGGTGACGGTGCCGCAGGTCACCCTGGCATTTGAACGCGAGGGGAAGGACGGCATCATCTTCACCGTCCCGAATGTCCACCCGGGCCCGATGGGGGAGATCGGCGGTGGAAACCTGACAAAGCGGATCCACGACGCCTTCCCCGAGGAGGTGCTCACCACCCACGGGTGTTCGACCCATGACTTCAACCTGGTCTCTGAGTCTGAGTCTGAGAAGATCATTGCAGCGATGCAGAAAGCCCTCGACGGCGTTTCGTTCGTCCCCCGGGCCGGGCGATCGCAGCGCCTCCAGACCGGTTCAGTGAGCCTGCTCTGCCAGCCGGTGGGGGACGCCCTGATGATGGTCTCGACGCGCTGGCCAAAGAAGACCGAGGACCTCGATTTCGCGATCGGGATGACGATCATGGCCGAGGGGCACAGCAGATTCTCCCACTGCGCCTTTGTCGACGCCCACAACTGCATGGCCGACGTGGCCTCGCCGGTCGCCCTGGGCTCGAAGGTGGGCAACGAGTATCTCTCGGCGGCGGCGCGTGGGATCGCCGCGGCGGCGGGCGGCGCCGTGCACCCCTTCAGGGCCGGGGCGGCGCATGTGCCGGTGCCGTTCTCCCGTGAGGAGGGCTTTGGCGATATCGGGGTTCAGGCGCTCGTGATCGAGGTGGACGGGCAGCGGACGGCTTATGTCCTCTTCGACGGGAACAATATGGTCGAGGCCCTGCGCCCGGCGGTGCAGGCGGCGATTGCGGACCTGGTGGACGAGTGCGAGGTGATGACCTCCGACTCCCATGTGGTGAACACGATCAGCGGGAAGAACCCGGTCGGGATGCATGTCCCACCCAAAGAGATCGTTCCCTATGCGGTCGAGGCGGTGCAGACGGCGATCGCCGACCTCGCCCCGGCCAGAGTGGGGGCGGCGTCGGCCTGCTGCCGGGACATCATGGTCTTCGGCTCGAACCGGATCTCTGAGCTGGCGAGCACCGTGAACGCGATGCTCGTGTTTATCCCGCCCCTTTCGCTTGCGATCCTGCTGGTGGCGTTTTTGCTCTCGGTGATCGCGTACCTGGTGATCGGGTGA
- a CDS encoding carbohydrate kinase family protein, whose amino-acid sequence MKSSGAAEPISVVGHTAIDHICRVSNFPERHTSVPTIDHQIFFGGGAANIAAGIATLGEPCTLVSAVGSDFPGSAYERRMEEIGIVRQFFYVDDRPTATAFMFNDEGGDQITFFDWGASRVFETAEAPALDFVHMATADPSFNVRVAEKSDFASFDPGQDISKYSKEQFETILDNITVLFANRHEAAQMAGTLGISVHDLAARVEIAVFTMDAEGCMLCIRGERQTVPAVRVKAADPTGAGDAFRAGFLTAYRRGYAPLRCCTIGTVTASFAVEEMGCQTNLPTWQRMAQRHEQHFGRLG is encoded by the coding sequence ATGAAATCCTCCGGTGCGGCGGAGCCGATCAGCGTCGTCGGGCACACGGCAATAGACCATATCTGCCGTGTGTCGAATTTTCCCGAGCGGCACACCTCGGTGCCCACCATCGACCACCAGATCTTCTTCGGCGGCGGGGCGGCGAACATCGCCGCCGGGATCGCCACCCTGGGCGAGCCCTGCACCCTGGTGAGCGCCGTCGGATCGGATTTTCCCGGCAGCGCCTACGAGCGGCGCATGGAGGAAATCGGGATTGTTCGGCAGTTTTTTTATGTCGATGACCGCCCGACGGCCACCGCCTTTATGTTCAACGACGAGGGCGGGGACCAGATCACCTTCTTCGACTGGGGGGCGTCCAGGGTCTTCGAGACCGCGGAAGCGCCTGCCCTCGATTTCGTCCACATGGCGACCGCCGACCCGTCGTTCAACGTGAGGGTTGCGGAGAAGAGCGATTTCGCCTCGTTCGATCCCGGGCAGGACATCTCGAAATACTCAAAGGAGCAGTTCGAGACGATCCTGGACAATATCACCGTCCTGTTTGCGAACCGGCACGAGGCGGCGCAGATGGCCGGGACGCTCGGAATCTCGGTCCACGACCTGGCCGCCCGGGTGGAGATCGCCGTCTTCACGATGGACGCAGAGGGATGCATGCTCTGTATCCGCGGCGAACGGCAGACCGTGCCGGCGGTGCGCGTGAAGGCGGCCGACCCGACCGGGGCCGGGGACGCCTTCCGGGCCGGATTTTTGACGGCGTACCGCCGCGGCTACGCCCCGCTCCGCTGCTGCACTATCGGGACGGTGACCGCCTCGTTTGCGGTCGAAGAGATGGGCTGCCAGACAAACCTGCCGACCTGGCAGCGTATGGCACAGCGGCACGAGCAGCATTTCGGTCGGCTCGGATAA
- a CDS encoding DUF555 domain-containing protein, with the protein MTDYNVSLESAWVIKDVKSLDDAIGIAISEAGKRLNPSAKFVEIESGFIQCPYCENDLNCALVVANTALVGLSLDMKVFNAESGEHASRIAKSVIGRALGNVPLKVTDVQEL; encoded by the coding sequence ATGACCGATTACAACGTATCACTTGAATCAGCATGGGTCATCAAGGACGTCAAGTCCCTTGACGACGCCATCGGGATCGCGATCAGCGAGGCCGGAAAACGGCTCAATCCCTCGGCAAAGTTTGTTGAGATTGAAAGCGGGTTTATCCAGTGCCCGTACTGCGAGAACGACCTGAACTGCGCTCTTGTCGTCGCCAACACCGCTCTGGTCGGGCTGTCCCTTGACATGAAGGTCTTCAACGCCGAGTCGGGCGAGCACGCTTCCAGGATTGCAAAGTCCGTCATCGGTCGGGCACTCGGCAACGTCCCGCTGAAAGTCACGGACGTGCAGGAGTTATGA
- a CDS encoding nitroreductase family protein: protein MDSSEFLAFLEARQSVREYDTGTGVTDEEVAAILKAASSAPSAGNLEAWDVVLVRAEDQREALAGAAYDQEHIAAAPVILVVCSNYVRSMSRYGERGILYALEDATIACTYMMLAAHALRLHSCWTGAFDEDAVREVLGIPAHIRPVALLAVGRGVVPAARTGRMPVGEHIHRETW from the coding sequence ATGGACTCCTCTGAGTTCCTTGCGTTTCTCGAAGCCCGGCAGTCGGTCCGCGAATACGACACCGGCACGGGCGTCACCGACGAGGAGGTCGCCGCGATCCTGAAGGCCGCCTCCTCGGCGCCGAGCGCAGGCAACCTGGAGGCATGGGACGTCGTCCTGGTCAGGGCGGAGGACCAGCGCGAGGCGCTGGCCGGGGCCGCCTACGACCAGGAGCACATCGCCGCCGCGCCGGTGATCCTCGTGGTCTGCTCGAACTATGTGCGTTCGATGTCCAGATACGGCGAGCGGGGTATTCTTTATGCCCTTGAGGACGCAACGATTGCGTGCACCTATATGATGCTCGCAGCACACGCCCTGCGTCTCCACTCCTGCTGGACCGGCGCCTTTGACGAAGACGCTGTCAGGGAGGTGCTCGGCATTCCCGCGCACATCCGCCCGGTGGCGCTGCTTGCGGTCGGGAGAGGAGTGGTGCCGGCAGCGCGGACCGGACGTATGCCGGTCGGCGAGCATATCCATAGAGAGACCTGGTAA
- a CDS encoding DUF5350 family protein, whose protein sequence is MGKTGTTTWAQVKNVAGKIRLVRAKESTTKKPGPNQRFKASSTLRKIAIQAERQQGRGGRPQQRRGGSRGGARGAPKINDPRIRRRMPRSKTTAMGVKQKSR, encoded by the coding sequence ATGGGAAAAACAGGAACCACCACCTGGGCACAGGTGAAGAATGTCGCAGGCAAGATCCGCCTGGTTAGAGCAAAGGAGTCAACCACAAAGAAGCCGGGTCCGAACCAGCGCTTCAAGGCCTCATCGACACTGAGGAAGATCGCAATCCAGGCCGAGCGTCAGCAGGGCCGGGGCGGCAGACCCCAGCAGCGCCGTGGCGGCTCGCGCGGCGGTGCACGCGGCGCCCCGAAGATCAACGACCCGCGGATCCGCAGGCGCATGCCGCGGTCCAAGACCACTGCGATGGGCGTGAAGCAGAAGTCCAGATAA
- the gatE gene encoding Glu-tRNA(Gln) amidotransferase subunit GatE, with the protein MDYKALGLKAGIEIHQQLDTAEKLFCRCPTALRKTEEHTGEFFRYLHATVSEMGEIDRAAAEEMMDLRQFHYLTYDTTCLVENDEEPPAPMNREALGIALTIAKTFAMHPVEQVHTMRKLVIDGSNTSGFQRTALVAMGGVLPNGGVIETICLEEEAAQRVEGNTFSLDRLGIPLVEITTAPCMFTPEDVQGTAEYIGMVLRSTGKVKRGLGTIRQDINVSIRDGARVEIKGVQELDLIAEVVRREAQRQTNLLAIRDELLARHAAVGEETHDVTALFAGTKSSILKKAKAILAVVLHGYAGLVGREIQPGRRLGSEISDYVKKCGLGGIFHTDELPAYGVTADEVESLRRHLGVADEDAVILIAGDRKKAECGAKQVSHRARLALEGIPEETRKMLEEGSTAYMRPLPGAARMYPETDVFPVAITGALWDAVGVPELLSDLAVRFETEYGLDAALAHQVAYSENLPLFRAAVDAGIRPNLAARTVLATIKELGRDGVAVERLAPAEILAVLRAVEDETVAKEAVPEILAGIAAGTPVADAIGAHAGGMSDTDLAALVQTIVADRIEFVREKGMRALGPLMGLVMEEARGKVDGKKVSEALRQEISRVI; encoded by the coding sequence AGATCGACCGGGCGGCGGCCGAGGAGATGATGGACCTGCGGCAGTTCCACTACCTCACCTACGACACCACCTGCCTGGTCGAGAACGACGAGGAGCCCCCGGCCCCGATGAACCGTGAGGCCCTGGGGATCGCCCTCACCATCGCAAAGACCTTCGCGATGCACCCGGTGGAGCAGGTGCACACGATGCGAAAACTCGTCATCGACGGCTCGAACACCAGCGGGTTCCAGCGGACGGCCCTCGTCGCCATGGGCGGCGTCCTCCCGAACGGCGGGGTCATCGAGACGATCTGCCTCGAGGAAGAGGCGGCGCAGCGAGTCGAGGGGAACACCTTCTCCCTGGACCGCCTGGGCATCCCGCTCGTCGAGATCACCACCGCCCCCTGCATGTTCACTCCCGAGGATGTCCAGGGGACGGCCGAGTACATCGGCATGGTGCTCCGCTCCACCGGCAAGGTGAAGCGGGGGCTCGGGACGATCAGGCAGGACATCAACGTCTCGATCAGGGACGGGGCGCGGGTCGAGATCAAGGGCGTGCAGGAACTCGACCTCATCGCCGAGGTCGTCCGCCGGGAGGCGCAGCGGCAGACGAACCTGCTCGCCATCCGCGACGAACTCCTCGCCCGCCATGCCGCGGTCGGCGAGGAGACGCACGACGTCACCGCCCTCTTCGCGGGAACGAAGTCCTCGATCCTGAAGAAGGCGAAGGCGATCCTGGCCGTCGTCCTCCACGGCTACGCCGGACTGGTCGGCCGCGAGATCCAGCCCGGCCGAAGGCTCGGCTCGGAAATCTCGGACTACGTGAAGAAGTGCGGGCTCGGCGGGATCTTCCACACCGACGAACTCCCGGCCTACGGGGTGACCGCTGACGAGGTCGAGAGCCTGCGCCGACACCTCGGCGTCGCCGACGAGGACGCCGTCATCCTGATCGCCGGGGACCGGAAGAAGGCCGAGTGCGGGGCAAAACAGGTCAGCCACCGCGCCCGCCTCGCCCTCGAAGGGATCCCCGAGGAGACCAGGAAGATGCTCGAAGAAGGGAGCACCGCCTATATGCGTCCCCTGCCCGGCGCCGCCCGGATGTACCCGGAGACCGACGTCTTCCCGGTGGCGATCACCGGCGCCCTCTGGGATGCGGTCGGGGTGCCCGAACTTCTTTCTGACCTCGCCGTCCGCTTCGAGACCGAGTACGGCCTCGACGCCGCCCTTGCACACCAGGTCGCGTACTCCGAGAACCTCCCCCTCTTCAGGGCGGCGGTCGACGCCGGGATCAGGCCGAACCTCGCCGCACGGACGGTCCTCGCCACCATCAAGGAGCTGGGGCGGGACGGCGTCGCCGTGGAACGGCTCGCCCCCGCGGAGATCCTCGCGGTCCTCCGGGCGGTCGAGGACGAAACGGTTGCAAAGGAGGCGGTCCCCGAGATCCTCGCCGGGATCGCCGCCGGCACGCCGGTGGCCGACGCCATCGGTGCACATGCGGGCGGGATGAGCGACACCGATCTCGCCGCTCTTGTACAGACGATCGTCGCCGATCGCATCGAGTTCGTCCGGGAGAAAGGGATGCGCGCCCTCGGCCCGCTGATGGGGCTTGTCATGGAGGAGGCCCGCGGCAAGGTCGACGGGAAGAAAGTGAGCGAAGCCCTGCGGCAGGAAATTTCCCGGGTGATCTGA